In a single window of the Streptomyces cinnabarinus genome:
- a CDS encoding mucoidy inhibitor MuiA family protein, whose amino-acid sequence MSTDPELIPAPITAVTCLEDRAQVERTLTLDLRAGVQRLRLGPVSALAVDRTLHAELTADHEASVLDARIVRAWTPRGPLPTADDSALQLRVHALEEEQFALEQRTDRLRTRLDVLGKLATDLLREIGEGAGTGETETARWSAELDRVDDERDARGEELRTTQARLTELATELRETEHAVHLSEQRPAELLGHVELAVRSDVAGQARLRLTHLVPCALWRPAYRAVLDGDTVTLETDAMVWQGTGEDWSDVALTLSTARSAAANEPPRLVEDRLTLTDRSPAERRTVEVEVREQEIADLGPAPVLGLPGVDDGGETRVLRSAAPVSVPADGRAHRVPLSSAATPASSEYACSPELSPLVTQVVRFDNSSGHALLAGPVDLVRGSGFSGRGALDFTAPGGPVELAFGSHDDYRVLRYAEESRDTATMTQRTTVTHSVRLHLSRFSAPGARGDQTVVLRERIPVSEVSAVDVRLRKEDCSPLPDTVDDEGIARWDIALPPGGRRTVTLVYEISASGKVSGV is encoded by the coding sequence ATGTCCACGGATCCGGAACTGATCCCCGCCCCCATCACCGCCGTCACCTGCCTGGAGGACCGCGCCCAGGTCGAACGCACCCTCACCCTGGATCTGCGGGCGGGCGTGCAACGGCTGCGCCTGGGACCGGTCAGCGCGCTGGCGGTCGACCGCACGCTGCACGCCGAGCTGACCGCCGACCATGAGGCGAGCGTTCTCGACGCCCGCATCGTGCGTGCCTGGACACCGCGCGGACCGCTGCCCACCGCCGACGACTCGGCGCTCCAGCTGCGGGTACACGCCCTGGAGGAAGAGCAGTTCGCGCTGGAGCAGCGGACCGACCGGCTGCGCACCCGCCTCGACGTGCTGGGCAAGCTCGCCACCGATCTGCTGCGCGAGATCGGCGAGGGAGCCGGTACGGGTGAGACGGAAACTGCCCGCTGGAGCGCGGAACTCGACCGCGTGGACGACGAACGCGACGCCCGCGGCGAGGAGTTGCGCACCACGCAGGCCCGGCTGACGGAGCTCGCCACCGAACTCCGGGAGACCGAGCACGCCGTCCATCTGTCCGAGCAGCGGCCCGCCGAGCTGCTCGGTCATGTCGAGCTGGCCGTCCGGTCCGACGTCGCGGGGCAGGCACGGCTGCGGCTGACCCACCTCGTCCCCTGCGCGCTGTGGCGCCCCGCCTACCGGGCCGTGCTCGACGGGGACACGGTGACGCTGGAGACGGACGCCATGGTGTGGCAGGGCACCGGCGAGGACTGGTCCGACGTGGCCCTGACGCTGTCCACGGCCCGCTCGGCCGCGGCCAACGAGCCGCCGCGCCTCGTCGAGGACCGGCTGACGCTGACCGACCGCTCCCCCGCCGAACGGCGCACGGTCGAGGTGGAGGTGCGCGAGCAGGAGATCGCCGACCTCGGCCCGGCCCCCGTGCTCGGCCTGCCCGGCGTGGACGACGGCGGTGAAACGAGGGTGCTGCGCTCTGCCGCGCCGGTCTCCGTCCCCGCCGACGGACGCGCCCACCGTGTGCCGCTCTCCTCCGCCGCCACGCCGGCGAGCAGCGAGTACGCCTGCTCCCCCGAACTGTCCCCGCTGGTCACCCAGGTGGTGCGGTTCGACAACTCCTCCGGGCACGCGCTGCTGGCCGGTCCCGTGGACCTGGTGCGCGGCAGCGGGTTCAGCGGCCGGGGCGCACTGGACTTCACCGCTCCCGGCGGGCCCGTCGAGCTCGCCTTCGGCAGCCACGACGACTACCGGGTGCTGCGGTACGCCGAGGAGTCCCGCGACACCGCCACCATGACCCAACGCACCACGGTGACCCACTCGGTGCGCCTGCACCTGTCCCGCTTCTCCGCTCCCGGGGCGCGGGGCGATCAGACGGTCGTGCTGCGGGAACGGATTCCGGTCTCCGAGGTCTCGGCGGTGGACGTACGCCTGCGCAAGGAGGACTGTTCCCCGCTCCCCGACACGGTGGACGACGAGGGCATCGCCCGCTGGGACATCGCCCTGCCGCCCGGCGGCCGCCGCACGGTCACCCTCGTGTACGAGATTTCCGCGAGCGGCAAGGTCAGTGGTGTGTGA
- a CDS encoding DUF4139 domain-containing protein, which yields MKSEETPRWGSALDAVVVYAQGAMCSRLTSGSVPPQGRVRVTGLPRSIDPGSLRARVVGDSGVRVTEVRVEVDAEPSGADSSDALRQEVERLRDAHDAVRGRRDRLLARIKEITDLRPVPPPRKRDDPHRRTPAEAWLALADFVDERLTTLHGRLAELEAEVRRAEHELTVAADRLARGTTDKPSAHVATTVCAVLTLDGSGEVELELEYGVPGAVWVPAYRLAYRQSADSGSLVLRASVAQRTGEDWTGVRIALATADLRRRTDLPKLRSLRIGRRQPVAAPSGWREPPAGLGDLFTGYDSAGPRPRPRSGAVAAAAGSAPPAVVGGPLPPPPVAPSYGGAPPRPAEPGGLPPQSAAPDRAMPAFAQAPPQPARARTGRAPAAPPPAMPPAPSGPMAPPPQAPPAPVTGPPRPSGDELDYAALYLSGPDDPASRRGRLFPAAPSDPVAAEHRRRAETVAALPLPGHAVRPRVSAGSFDHRYDAVARADIPSDGTWHTVTISEIPVGLRTEYLCVPSVEQRVYGTLVLSNATDQALLAGPVEVTVDDDFLLTAALPTLAPGGVRRMGLGPAEGVQVTRRTHLNESTAGLRNNVTVLDHRVQVDLANRLARPVSVEVREQVPVTSDQEVRIDERAADWTVPDDGAGPDHHAPGTRVWRVELPPGGTAALHGGYEIRIPAAKALVGGNRRS from the coding sequence ATGAAGTCCGAGGAGACACCGCGGTGGGGCTCGGCCCTGGACGCGGTCGTGGTGTACGCGCAGGGCGCGATGTGCAGCCGTCTGACGAGCGGCTCCGTGCCGCCGCAGGGGCGAGTGCGGGTCACGGGGCTGCCGCGCTCGATCGACCCGGGCTCGCTGCGCGCCCGCGTGGTCGGAGACAGCGGTGTCCGGGTCACCGAGGTGCGGGTGGAGGTAGACGCCGAGCCGTCCGGCGCGGATTCCTCCGACGCGTTGCGGCAGGAGGTGGAGCGGCTGCGCGACGCCCATGACGCGGTGCGAGGGCGCCGCGACCGGCTGCTCGCCCGCATCAAGGAGATCACGGACCTGCGCCCGGTTCCGCCGCCGCGCAAGCGGGACGACCCGCACCGTCGCACTCCCGCCGAGGCGTGGCTGGCGCTCGCCGACTTCGTGGACGAACGGCTGACGACCCTGCACGGCCGCCTCGCCGAGCTGGAGGCGGAGGTGCGCCGCGCCGAGCACGAACTCACCGTCGCGGCCGACCGCTTGGCCCGGGGCACCACCGACAAGCCCTCCGCCCACGTGGCGACCACGGTCTGCGCGGTGCTGACCCTCGACGGATCCGGTGAGGTGGAACTGGAGCTGGAGTACGGCGTTCCGGGCGCCGTCTGGGTACCGGCGTACCGGCTGGCCTACCGGCAGAGCGCCGACTCCGGCAGCCTGGTGCTGCGTGCCTCGGTCGCGCAGCGCACCGGCGAGGACTGGACCGGGGTGCGCATCGCGCTGGCCACCGCCGATCTGCGGCGCCGCACCGACCTGCCGAAACTGCGCTCGCTGCGGATCGGCCGCCGTCAGCCCGTCGCCGCGCCGTCCGGCTGGCGGGAGCCTCCCGCGGGCCTGGGCGACCTGTTCACCGGGTACGACTCGGCGGGCCCGCGGCCCCGACCGCGATCCGGCGCCGTAGCGGCCGCCGCCGGGAGCGCGCCCCCGGCGGTCGTCGGCGGCCCCCTCCCTCCTCCCCCGGTCGCACCCTCGTACGGCGGAGCGCCCCCGCGGCCCGCCGAACCGGGCGGCCTCCCGCCGCAGTCGGCGGCGCCCGACCGCGCCATGCCCGCCTTCGCGCAGGCGCCGCCGCAGCCCGCCCGCGCCCGGACGGGCCGCGCCCCGGCCGCCCCTCCCCCCGCCATGCCACCGGCCCCCTCCGGCCCGATGGCCCCGCCTCCGCAGGCACCCCCCGCACCGGTGACCGGTCCGCCGCGGCCCTCCGGCGACGAACTCGACTACGCCGCGCTGTATCTCAGCGGCCCGGACGACCCCGCGAGCCGCAGGGGCCGCCTCTTCCCGGCCGCGCCGTCCGACCCGGTCGCGGCCGAACACCGCCGTCGTGCCGAGACGGTGGCCGCGCTGCCGCTGCCCGGGCATGCGGTGCGCCCTCGTGTGTCGGCGGGTTCCTTCGACCATCGCTATGACGCCGTCGCCCGCGCGGACATCCCCTCGGACGGCACCTGGCACACCGTCACCATCAGCGAGATCCCGGTCGGTCTGCGCACCGAGTACCTGTGCGTGCCGTCCGTGGAGCAGCGGGTGTACGGGACACTCGTGCTGTCCAACGCCACCGATCAGGCGCTGCTGGCCGGTCCGGTGGAGGTCACCGTCGACGACGACTTCCTGCTGACCGCCGCGCTGCCCACGCTCGCACCCGGCGGCGTCCGCCGGATGGGCCTCGGGCCCGCGGAGGGCGTCCAGGTCACCCGGCGTACGCACCTCAACGAGTCGACGGCGGGCCTGCGCAACAACGTCACCGTGCTGGACCACCGCGTACAGGTGGACCTGGCCAACCGGCTCGCCCGGCCCGTCTCCGTCGAGGTCCGCGAGCAGGTGCCGGTCACCTCCGATCAGGAGGTGCGGATCGACGAGCGGGCAGCCGACTGGACGGTTCCGGACGACGGCGCCGGACCCGATCACCATGCCCCGGGCACTCGCGTGTGGCGGGTCGAGCTGCCGCCCGGCGGCACCGCCGCCCTGCACGGCGGCTACGAAATCCGTATCCCGGCCGCGAAGGCCCTGGTCGGCGGCAACCGCAGGAGCTGA